In Ignavibacteriales bacterium, a single window of DNA contains:
- a CDS encoding SRPBCC family protein, whose product MKIFTLKYEQYISRPRNEIFTFFSRPENLAHITPTALGFIILTPSPIEMRPGVLISYMIRIFGIRVRWISIITSYDPPMRFVDEQLRGPYSFWHHTHTFKEHQGGTLITDEVKYAVPFGILGRVVRRIIIRRQLDKIFSYRAEVIREIFSDNK is encoded by the coding sequence ATGAAAATATTTACTTTGAAATACGAACAGTATATCTCTCGGCCGCGAAACGAAATTTTCACATTTTTCTCGAGGCCAGAAAATCTCGCGCATATCACTCCTACAGCGCTAGGATTTATAATCCTTACGCCTTCACCAATCGAAATGCGGCCCGGTGTACTTATAAGCTATATGATCCGTATCTTTGGTATTCGTGTACGTTGGATTTCCATTATCACCAGTTACGACCCGCCAATGCGGTTTGTCGATGAACAATTACGCGGTCCATATTCATTCTGGCATCATACCCATACGTTTAAAGAACATCAGGGAGGTACGCTCATAACCGATGAAGTCAAATATGCTGTTCCTTTTGGAATTCTTGGAAGAGTTGTGCGCAGGATAATTATTCGTAGACAACTCGATAAAATATTTTCATACCGCGCAGAAGTTATCCGTGAAATATTTTCCGATAATAAATAA
- a CDS encoding TIGR01777 family protein, giving the protein MKVIIAGGSGFIGSELIRKLLASNHQVVLLSRKPVGFKSGYNESLQIVNWNGKHAGSWIKYIDGSDAVINLSGENVASKRWSNTQKENLINSRIEPTMAIADAISKAVNKPKVFINASAAGFYGNFGDGDVFESETKGEGFLADLCEEWERNAMVTEKYGVRVVLLRIGVVLSPSGGALKKMLTPFKYFIGGPLGSGKQWFPWIHLEDVIRIIQFAIENNGIKGALNITSPNPVTMSEFAYSLGKVLKRPSLFPVPSIILKLLLGEMSEIVLGGRKIIPKKLIDAGFKFKFIDINDTLIALMKR; this is encoded by the coding sequence ATGAAAGTTATTATTGCAGGTGGTAGCGGTTTTATAGGTTCCGAATTAATCCGAAAGTTGCTCGCTTCGAATCATCAGGTGGTATTACTTTCCCGAAAACCTGTTGGGTTTAAGTCGGGATATAATGAATCGTTACAAATTGTAAATTGGAATGGTAAACATGCCGGATCATGGATAAAATATATAGATGGCTCTGATGCAGTGATAAACTTATCAGGAGAAAATGTTGCTTCTAAACGTTGGAGTAACACACAAAAAGAAAATTTGATAAATAGCAGGATTGAACCGACGATGGCAATAGCAGATGCAATATCCAAAGCGGTCAATAAACCAAAAGTTTTTATTAATGCTTCTGCTGCGGGATTTTATGGTAATTTTGGTGACGGAGATGTTTTTGAATCGGAGACAAAAGGTGAGGGGTTCCTTGCTGATTTGTGCGAAGAATGGGAGCGAAATGCAATGGTTACTGAAAAATATGGCGTACGAGTGGTTCTATTAAGAATTGGGGTTGTGCTATCACCTTCCGGTGGTGCATTAAAAAAAATGTTGACGCCGTTCAAGTATTTTATCGGTGGACCTCTTGGTTCCGGAAAACAATGGTTCCCGTGGATTCATTTAGAAGATGTAATTAGAATTATTCAATTTGCAATAGAAAATAATGGAATAAAAGGTGCCTTAAACATTACTTCTCCCAATCCTGTAACTATGAGTGAATTTGCCTATTCACTTGGAAAGGTTTTGAAAAGACCGTCATTATTTCCTGTGCCTTCAATTATTCTAAAATTACTCTTGGGTGAAATGTCGGAAATTGTATTGGGAGGAAGAAAAATCATTCCAAAAAAATTAATCGATGCCGGATTCAAATTCAAATTTATTGATATCAATGATACACTTATAGCTCTTATGAAAAGGTAA
- a CDS encoding TonB-dependent receptor produces MKLILIYFYLIFILISQKAYSQQNDRSVGSIAGHVIDNHTKANLQGANIFLLGTKLGTSTDSLGKFIITNVPAGTYSIRASLLGFNDVIKTDIFVSPAKPVELNIELVESTFNFGEVEVTAEYFQKSPDVPVSNQTQSYEEIRRLPGGFEDVVRAVSILPGVAQVQAGRNDLIVRGGAPSENLYVIDNIEVPNINHFGTQGASGGPLSYVNLDFVNTTSFSSGGFGARYGDKISSVLSIDLRDGRKDAFGGKATIAATQFGLNLEGPISEKGAYLFSARRSYLDFIFKGAGFGFVPEYWDFMTKANYDFDGSNRISIVGIAALDNVRLFNDTDKKRLDNARILYSKQNQGVAGITWRHLFSSGYSTVTLSQLYTDYRYRQNDTLMNPIFINNSFEREWSLRGDITYEIVKTTELSFGIQSKIIGFNSNIILPTFESSYGNLISVNSNFDTTALKASGYIQLSHGFERFRVTFGARADHFNLIAKSFVIAPRLSATFMLSPITNINASVGRYYQSPSYIWLVSNPLNRQLRYIGVNQFVLGVDHLLRSDTKISLEGYIKKYSDYPASTTQPYLVLANTGAGFGGSTESFASFGLDPLISAGSGNTFGVELFLQKKLSEIPCYGILSLSYNQSKFKALDGVSRPSSFDQRWIMNIGGGYLFNEKWEISTKFRFATGRPYTPYNSDGSQTSAYYNGSRLGVNHSLDIRADRRWMFSSWTLITYVDIQNIYNRKPVDIPRYNERTKQVEQSNAIGILPSIGISAEF; encoded by the coding sequence ATGAAATTAATATTAATATACTTTTATTTAATTTTTATTCTAATTAGTCAGAAAGCATATTCTCAACAGAATGATAGATCGGTTGGCAGTATTGCAGGTCATGTCATCGATAATCACACAAAAGCTAATTTGCAAGGAGCGAACATTTTTTTACTCGGTACAAAACTTGGAACTTCTACAGATTCCTTGGGTAAATTTATTATCACAAATGTTCCTGCAGGTACATATTCAATACGTGCGTCTTTACTCGGATTTAATGATGTAATTAAAACCGACATTTTTGTTTCCCCTGCAAAACCGGTCGAACTTAATATCGAACTTGTAGAATCTACTTTTAATTTTGGCGAAGTGGAGGTGACTGCTGAATACTTCCAGAAATCTCCCGATGTACCAGTTAGCAATCAAACACAATCATATGAAGAAATTCGCCGTCTTCCGGGTGGATTCGAGGATGTTGTCCGTGCCGTATCAATTCTACCGGGTGTTGCTCAAGTTCAGGCGGGAAGAAATGATCTGATTGTTCGCGGGGGTGCACCATCTGAAAATCTGTATGTCATAGATAATATTGAAGTGCCCAATATAAATCATTTTGGGACCCAGGGTGCCAGTGGCGGTCCGTTAAGTTATGTGAATCTTGATTTCGTGAACACCACATCATTTTCCAGCGGCGGTTTCGGTGCTCGTTATGGCGATAAAATTTCATCGGTTCTTTCAATCGACCTGAGAGATGGAAGGAAGGATGCTTTTGGTGGAAAGGCGACAATTGCAGCCACTCAGTTTGGTTTGAATCTAGAAGGACCTATATCAGAGAAGGGAGCATATCTTTTCTCCGCACGTCGTAGTTACCTCGATTTTATCTTTAAAGGTGCGGGTTTCGGGTTTGTGCCTGAGTATTGGGATTTTATGACGAAGGCAAACTATGATTTTGACGGGTCAAACCGTATCTCCATAGTTGGAATCGCTGCATTGGACAACGTGCGACTCTTCAATGATACGGATAAGAAAAGATTAGATAATGCACGTATCCTTTACAGTAAACAAAACCAGGGAGTAGCGGGAATTACATGGCGGCATTTATTCTCAAGCGGTTACTCTACCGTTACCTTAAGTCAGCTGTATACAGATTATAGGTACAGACAAAATGATACTTTAATGAATCCGATATTTATCAATAATTCATTTGAGCGCGAGTGGTCGCTGAGAGGGGACATAACTTATGAAATAGTAAAAACGACTGAACTTTCATTTGGAATTCAAAGTAAGATTATCGGTTTCAACAGCAACATAATATTGCCAACTTTTGAGTCGAGCTATGGCAATTTGATTTCGGTAAATTCAAACTTCGATACAACTGCACTGAAAGCATCCGGTTATATCCAATTATCGCACGGTTTTGAACGTTTCCGAGTAACATTCGGAGCCCGGGCAGATCATTTCAATCTGATTGCGAAGAGTTTCGTCATTGCTCCGAGGTTGTCGGCAACGTTTATGCTATCGCCTATCACAAATATTAATGCAAGTGTGGGGAGATATTATCAGTCCCCGTCATACATCTGGCTTGTCTCCAATCCTCTAAATCGTCAATTAAGATATATTGGTGTTAATCAGTTTGTTCTTGGTGTTGATCATCTTTTACGTTCGGATACTAAGATCAGTTTAGAAGGATATATAAAGAAATATTCCGATTATCCTGCAAGTACTACACAACCGTATCTTGTTCTAGCTAATACCGGTGCCGGTTTTGGCGGTTCAACCGAATCGTTCGCGTCTTTCGGGCTTGATCCGCTGATAAGTGCCGGCAGCGGTAATACATTCGGTGTTGAATTATTTCTTCAGAAAAAATTATCGGAAATCCCTTGCTACGGAATTCTAAGTCTCAGCTACAATCAATCGAAATTCAAAGCGCTCGATGGTGTTTCAAGGCCATCAAGCTTTGATCAGCGCTGGATTATGAATATTGGCGGCGGTTATCTGTTCAATGAAAAGTGGGAGATAAGCACGAAATTCCGATTTGCTACGGGCAGACCTTATACTCCGTATAATTCCGACGGCTCTCAAACAAGCGCATATTACAACGGTTCTCGTTTAGGAGTAAATCACAGTCTCGATATCAGGGCAGATCGCCGGTGGATGTTCAGCAGTTGGACACTCATAACTTATGTCGATATCCAGAATATTTATAACCGTAAGCCGGTTGATATTCCTCGATATAATGAAAGGACGAAACAGGTTGAACAATCTAACGCAATTGGTATTTTACCATCGATTGGTATAAGTGCTGAGTTTTAA
- a CDS encoding DUF523 and DUF1722 domain-containing protein: protein MKVVKELPIRIGISTCLLGENVRFDAGHKKDRYLTDVLGKYFEWIPVCPELEVGMGVPRESVRLVGSTDSPRMVGHKSGTDWTEKMIKYSAERVHRLRELNLSGYILKSDSPSCGMERVRVYAENGMPSKTGVGLYANAYLKEFPYIPVEEEGRLNDARIRDNFIVRVFSYHRLQMLFGNGFTRGSLVKFHTIHKYLLLSHSPKHYDLLGRIVADAKKYSPSDLKEKYCAMFMEGLLIKSTTKKNVNVLHHILGFLREEITVMERDDILRVIDDYHHELIPLIVPITLIKHYVMKRNVPYIRDQVYLNPHPKELMLRNHV, encoded by the coding sequence ATGAAAGTCGTGAAAGAATTACCAATTCGCATCGGCATCAGCACCTGTCTCCTGGGCGAGAATGTCCGTTTTGATGCGGGACATAAAAAAGATCGCTATCTCACCGATGTTCTCGGAAAGTATTTTGAATGGATTCCCGTTTGTCCAGAACTGGAAGTAGGTATGGGTGTGCCGCGTGAATCCGTACGGCTCGTTGGTTCAACAGATTCCCCTCGAATGGTTGGGCATAAATCAGGAACTGATTGGACTGAGAAAATGATAAAATACTCAGCAGAGCGCGTTCACCGACTTCGAGAGCTGAACCTTAGTGGTTACATATTAAAGAGTGATTCTCCGAGTTGCGGTATGGAGCGTGTTCGTGTGTATGCTGAAAACGGTATGCCTTCGAAAACCGGAGTGGGTTTGTATGCCAATGCTTACTTAAAAGAGTTTCCGTACATTCCTGTTGAAGAAGAAGGGAGATTGAACGACGCAAGGATCCGAGATAATTTTATCGTCCGCGTATTCAGCTACCACAGGTTACAAATGCTTTTTGGAAATGGATTCACTCGCGGCTCGCTTGTGAAATTTCATACGATCCACAAATATCTGCTCCTATCGCACAGTCCGAAACATTATGATCTTCTTGGCAGGATTGTTGCCGATGCTAAAAAATATTCTCCTTCTGATCTCAAGGAAAAATATTGCGCTATGTTTATGGAGGGACTCTTAATTAAATCGACAACAAAGAAAAATGTTAACGTACTACATCATATTCTCGGATTCCTCCGTGAAGAAATTACCGTCATGGAAAGAGACGATATTCTTCGCGTCATCGATGACTATCATCATGAGCTTATACCGTTAATTGTGCCGATAACTCTCATCAAACATTACGTTATGAAGCGGAATGTTCCTTACATCCGCGATCAGGTCTATCTGAATCCCCACCCGAAAGAGTTGATGTTGCGAAACCACGTCTAA
- a CDS encoding NAD(P)-dependent oxidoreductase, whose protein sequence is MMKIGFIGFGSLGKAIVKNLLSKNYEIVGWNRTKEKLFALPIAQVATPREVIQSTDVVILNLFDSIAVDEVLNGSNGLLSSEIKGKIIIDTTTNHFAKVLKFHSLVKSKGGSYLEAPVLGSVVPASQGMLTILVSGEKEAYDRINSILNSIGKTIYFLEEPGLATKMKLVNNLVLGSFMATLAEAVVFGEAVGINKEKVLEILSNGAGNSGVLNAKKEKLLKEDFAPHFSIAAIKKDIGYLMELKDDVRLQSSLGDAVNQVLERAISNGFKDSDISSLYASVKRK, encoded by the coding sequence ATTATGAAAATCGGTTTTATCGGTTTCGGATCTCTCGGAAAAGCTATTGTAAAGAATCTTTTATCGAAGAATTATGAAATCGTAGGATGGAACCGAACTAAAGAAAAATTATTTGCTCTTCCGATTGCGCAAGTTGCAACACCTCGAGAAGTAATTCAGAGCACCGATGTTGTAATTCTGAATTTATTCGATAGCATAGCGGTAGATGAAGTATTGAATGGTTCAAATGGTTTATTGTCGTCGGAAATTAAAGGAAAAATCATTATCGATACCACAACAAACCATTTTGCAAAAGTTCTGAAATTCCATTCGCTTGTGAAATCAAAGGGTGGATCATATCTTGAAGCTCCTGTACTCGGCAGTGTTGTGCCTGCGAGTCAGGGTATGCTTACAATTTTAGTCAGTGGTGAAAAGGAAGCATATGATCGGATTAATTCGATTCTGAATTCAATCGGTAAAACAATATATTTTCTGGAAGAACCTGGTCTTGCAACCAAGATGAAACTTGTGAATAATCTTGTGCTAGGCTCGTTTATGGCAACTCTTGCTGAGGCGGTAGTGTTTGGCGAAGCTGTTGGGATTAATAAGGAGAAAGTGTTAGAAATACTTTCAAACGGCGCAGGAAATTCGGGCGTATTGAATGCGAAGAAAGAAAAATTGTTGAAAGAAGATTTCGCGCCGCATTTTTCAATAGCGGCAATCAAAAAGGATATTGGGTATCTGATGGAATTGAAAGATGATGTGAGACTGCAATCGTCGTTAGGAGATGCTGTTAATCAAGTGTTAGAGCGTGCTATCAGCAACGGCTTTAAAGATTCAGATATATCATCTCTGTACGCATCAGTCAAGAGAAAATAA
- a CDS encoding DUF84 family protein codes for MIIAIATKRGPKVEAVKKCFESIKQYFTDTPTEFLTCEIDAGIVMPRSITELMEGAKKRTILLQQTVKTENRHADFFIGMEGGFHSMHHDEKELVFLQSWAYVSNGVTGFFGSSGNILVPEKIAAEVMNNKRDLSEVIDEFAKQSDIRSKQGTWGILTKDLLTRQQSFETALTAAFAPFYNSEIFS; via the coding sequence ATGATTATAGCAATTGCCACTAAACGCGGACCAAAAGTTGAGGCGGTAAAGAAATGTTTCGAATCAATCAAACAATATTTTACCGATACGCCTACAGAATTTCTTACTTGCGAAATTGATGCCGGCATTGTTATGCCACGGTCAATTACTGAATTGATGGAAGGCGCTAAAAAGCGTACGATACTTCTCCAGCAAACAGTTAAAACTGAAAATCGACATGCTGATTTCTTTATCGGCATGGAAGGTGGTTTTCATTCAATGCATCACGATGAAAAAGAGCTTGTCTTTTTACAAAGCTGGGCTTACGTCAGCAACGGTGTTACGGGATTCTTCGGCTCATCAGGGAATATTTTAGTACCGGAAAAAATTGCTGCGGAAGTCATGAATAACAAACGGGACTTAAGCGAGGTGATAGATGAATTTGCAAAGCAATCGGATATCCGAAGTAAACAAGGCACATGGGGAATTTTAACGAAAGATTTATTAACGCGACAGCAATCGTTCGAAACCGCGCTTACTGCCGCATTCGCGCCATTCTATAATTCAGAAATATTCAGTTAA